The following coding sequences are from one Rhodopirellula islandica window:
- a CDS encoding restriction endonuclease subunit S gives MMSEWQTVVLGDIATLRNGYAFKSSDFVEHGVPIIKIKNVKPNRINLDNLSYVSEEVAESTAKHEIQSDEILLTMSGNRADGSPESWVGKAAKFRVPGRFLLNQRVSALRAKEEIVDVDFLAYHLSSWDTQLALITQANSSGGQANISPDTVFMFERL, from the coding sequence ATGATGAGTGAGTGGCAAACAGTAGTTTTGGGAGACATCGCGACGCTCCGAAATGGATACGCATTCAAAAGCAGTGATTTTGTTGAGCATGGTGTGCCAATTATCAAGATCAAGAATGTGAAGCCCAATCGGATTAATCTCGACAATTTGAGCTATGTTTCGGAGGAGGTTGCGGAATCCACTGCAAAGCACGAGATACAGAGCGATGAAATACTACTCACCATGTCAGGGAACCGTGCTGACGGCTCACCTGAGAGTTGGGTTGGCAAAGCCGCCAAGTTTCGAGTTCCAGGCAGATTCCTTCTCAATCAGCGAGTGAGTGCACTTAGAGCGAAAGAAGAAATCGTCGATGTCGATTTTCTCGCCTACCACCTGTCGTCCTGGGACACACAGCTTGCGTTGATTACTCAAGCTAACAGCTCCGGCGGGCAAGCAAACATATCGCCGGATACCGTATTCATGTTTGAACGCTTGTAG
- a CDS encoding AAA family ATPase produces the protein MAKATIHKEIESLAQDYDDVVIDGPPRVTELVRSIILAADIVIIPLQPSPMDVWAAAETVDLVREAQMFNSEIKCCLALNRKTANTAIGRDVREALKEFEVPILKSDIGQRVAFAESAASGTAVLHQKRSKAAKEITKFVNELRRIQ, from the coding sequence ATGGCCAAAGCAACCATCCACAAAGAGATCGAGAGTCTGGCTCAAGACTACGACGACGTTGTCATCGACGGTCCACCTCGAGTCACCGAGCTGGTCAGATCGATCATTCTCGCTGCAGATATCGTGATCATTCCGCTCCAACCATCACCGATGGATGTTTGGGCTGCAGCTGAAACGGTTGACCTGGTTCGCGAAGCACAGATGTTCAATTCCGAGATCAAATGTTGCTTGGCTTTGAATCGAAAGACCGCCAACACGGCAATTGGAAGGGATGTACGGGAGGCGTTAAAGGAATTTGAAGTGCCAATTCTCAAAAGCGACATCGGGCAACGGGTGGCCTTTGCCGAGAGTGCCGCAAGCGGAACAGCGGTTCTGCATCAAAAACGATCGAAAGCCGCGAAGGAAATCACGAAATTTGTCAATGAATTGAGAAGGATCCAATGA
- a CDS encoding plasmid partition protein ParG, whose protein sequence is MNKKITMTARPKPKAELDKWVETREPVDAVKPAVKPKRLTIDIDPALHKKLKMNCVKRDIQIADLLRTLIESELDRKILSNSDQ, encoded by the coding sequence ATGAACAAGAAAATCACGATGACAGCTCGCCCCAAACCAAAAGCCGAACTCGACAAGTGGGTCGAGACGCGAGAGCCGGTCGACGCGGTAAAGCCAGCCGTCAAACCGAAGCGACTAACTATCGATATCGATCCAGCATTGCACAAAAAACTCAAAATGAACTGCGTGAAACGGGACATCCAGATCGCAGACTTGCTTCGGACGCTGATCGAGAGTGAGCTTGATCGGAAAATCCTATCGAATTCAGACCAATAA
- a CDS encoding restriction endonuclease — protein sequence MAIINSRQYFIDTTTELVGIKSGLAIADSAVIDLLSTSESIECWWRGDSSEGLRLHAEDLEFAHTWLLFCIGATPDPRCTVQLVGDYCKQTEVPIIWKDIYGIEDEDEESNMQLDSDFPPQLQRMMFLRTVLSDFCLNKIELPDSLNSLPGFGQLVEQYRRRNIFDNNIPEGRAWDGLVQLSDLFNCEDSPKNCESYLDQRFIDYLNAQSGDISKMHWRQFERLCAEYFRRHGYTVKLGPGRNDGGKDVVATKDGKVVGPDLVYVQCKRLNHDYEVDIDTVKAFWTTMNDDYATRGLIATTSRLAAGAKKYCNARKYRLSAVESGQIRSWIRDLAKSSVA from the coding sequence ATGGCGATCATCAATTCACGCCAGTATTTTATCGATACAACCACTGAACTTGTCGGGATCAAGAGCGGTCTGGCGATAGCTGATTCAGCGGTCATCGATTTGCTTAGCACCTCAGAATCAATTGAATGCTGGTGGCGTGGCGATTCATCCGAGGGGCTGAGACTTCATGCTGAAGACTTAGAGTTTGCGCACACTTGGCTTCTCTTCTGTATCGGAGCAACTCCAGATCCACGCTGTACCGTGCAGCTTGTAGGTGACTACTGCAAGCAAACTGAGGTCCCCATAATTTGGAAAGATATCTACGGTATCGAAGATGAAGATGAAGAATCAAATATGCAACTGGATTCTGATTTCCCGCCTCAGCTCCAACGAATGATGTTCTTACGGACGGTGTTGAGTGACTTCTGCTTGAACAAGATTGAGCTACCTGACTCTCTGAACTCGCTTCCAGGTTTCGGCCAGCTAGTCGAACAGTATCGGCGAAGAAATATTTTCGACAACAACATTCCTGAGGGTCGGGCGTGGGACGGACTAGTACAGCTGTCTGACCTGTTCAACTGCGAGGATTCACCGAAGAACTGCGAATCGTATTTGGACCAACGTTTTATTGATTATTTGAATGCGCAGTCGGGTGACATTTCGAAAATGCATTGGCGTCAATTCGAGCGACTTTGCGCCGAATATTTTCGGCGTCACGGGTATACGGTTAAACTAGGGCCAGGTCGCAACGATGGGGGCAAAGACGTGGTTGCGACGAAAGACGGCAAGGTCGTGGGGCCCGATCTTGTTTACGTGCAATGCAAGCGTCTAAATCATGATTATGAAGTCGATATAGATACGGTCAAAGCGTTTTGGACGACCATGAATGACGACTACGCCACGCGAGGTCTGATCGCTACAACAAGTCGCCTTGCTGCGGGGGCAAAGAAATATTGCAATGCAAGGAAATACCGATTGAGTGCTGTTGAGTCTGGACAGATAAGATCTTGGATCCGTGATCTAGCGAAAAGCAGCGTTGCATAG
- a CDS encoding PDDEXK nuclease domain-containing protein, which yields MLPCRIAAWATLKSQGLVGGTIWLGPQIKAAVAINCAMLELYWFLGEQIIERQETAKWGDGFLKQMSKDLISQFPEIKGFSHRNLKSIRQWYRFWASEQAIGKQAVAPFAPIGKQVVSQTELPNTPQLVSQIPWGHNILLMQRLDDPADALFYVQKTIENNWSRAVLTHQIESGLHLREGKAIDNFEATLPQPESDLAQQLLRDPYNFDFLTLTERHNERELEDGLLEHLTKFLLELGAGFAFVSRQYKINVDGDDYSIDLLFYHLQLHCYVVIDLKVVKFQPEFAGKMNFYISAVDSQIRTEADGPTLGILICKSKSDIKVEYSLRDLTKPIGVSEYQITEHLPADLQTSLPTIEQIEAEFGNAND from the coding sequence GTGCTGCCGTGTCGCATCGCTGCTTGGGCGACTCTGAAGAGTCAAGGTTTGGTGGGTGGCACCATCTGGCTCGGGCCCCAGATCAAAGCCGCCGTCGCAATCAATTGCGCGATGCTGGAGCTTTATTGGTTCTTGGGCGAGCAGATCATCGAGAGGCAGGAAACGGCCAAGTGGGGCGACGGTTTTTTGAAACAGATGAGCAAGGATTTAATCAGCCAATTTCCGGAAATAAAGGGTTTTTCACACCGTAATTTGAAGTCGATTCGTCAGTGGTATCGATTCTGGGCGTCCGAGCAAGCAATTGGGAAACAAGCTGTTGCCCCATTTGCCCCAATTGGGAAACAAGTTGTTTCCCAAACGGAACTGCCAAATACGCCACAACTTGTGTCGCAAATTCCTTGGGGGCATAACATCTTGCTGATGCAGAGGTTAGACGACCCCGCCGACGCCCTGTTTTACGTCCAAAAGACGATCGAAAATAACTGGTCGCGAGCCGTGCTGACCCATCAGATCGAATCCGGCCTGCACCTGCGAGAAGGCAAGGCAATCGACAACTTCGAAGCCACGTTGCCGCAGCCCGAAAGCGACCTCGCCCAGCAATTGCTCCGCGACCCGTACAACTTCGACTTCCTGACGCTCACCGAGCGGCACAACGAACGGGAACTCGAAGACGGCTTGCTAGAACATCTGACCAAGTTCCTGCTCGAACTCGGCGCGGGTTTCGCTTTCGTGAGTCGGCAGTACAAGATCAACGTTGACGGCGATGACTACAGCATCGATTTGCTGTTTTATCACCTGCAGTTGCATTGCTATGTCGTGATCGACTTGAAGGTCGTCAAGTTCCAGCCCGAGTTCGCGGGCAAAATGAATTTCTACATCTCGGCCGTCGACAGCCAGATCCGCACCGAAGCCGACGGCCCCACACTTGGGATCCTGATCTGCAAAAGCAAGAGTGACATCAAAGTCGAATACTCACTCCGCGACCTCACGAAACCAATCGGCGTCAGCGAATACCAAATCACCGAACACCTACCGGCCGATCTACAGACATCGCTGCCAACGATCGAGCAAATCGAAGCAGAATTCGGCAACGCTAACGACTGA
- a CDS encoding DEAD/DEAH box helicase family protein, with amino-acid sequence MSNFDFLTSEWKDIHEAASKAESAAIPDPRTSCFYARRTLELAARWAYKFDRALKLPYQDNLSALIHEPTFKHTAGDAVFNKAKLINKRGNDAVHSHRDVSQADAVSTVQELFHFCYWFARLYARRNRPDPSLTFDPALLPTTAIPKQTLNQLKLLESQLKEKDEKLSVLLADKDKLDAEIKLLRTEVAKAKKAAEKIQDDHDYNEDETRDRWIDELLKESGWPLDQKRDREFPVTGMPNTKGEGKVDYVLWGDDGKPLAVVEAKRTRRDPRVGEQQAKLYADCLEAIYGQRPIIFYSNGYEHWIWDDAMYAPRRVQGFYKKAELELLILRRSSRRDLASATIDEEIAGRYYQTRAIRRIGESFEKDNERKSLLVMATGSGKTRTVIALCDLLIRCNWAKRVLFLADRVALVNQATNAFKAFLPDSSPVNLVTEKDSEGRVYLSTYPTMMGLIDTAKQDGGKDGQKRFGVGHFDLVVIDEAHRSVYQKYGAIFDYFDSLLVGLTATPKDEIDKNTYGLFDLETGVPTDAYDLDEAVDDKFLVPPKAVSVPLKFEREGIKYDDLSEEDKDEWDAKEWDEEGNIPDKVEAAAVNKWLFNIDTVDKVLEHLMTRGQYVAGGDLLGKTIIFAKNQDHADFIKERFDINYPHYKGEFARIITFKTEYAQNVINSFSNKDKLPQIAISVDMLDTGIDVPEVVNLVFFKLVRSKTKFWQMVGRGTRLCPDLFGPGQHKEFFYIFDYCQNLEYFSQNPAGSAGSTAESLSTRLFKRRLELIRFLDGKELPVTTEAISEADAGYEVDPTSETQVRALAARFLHRQVASMNLENFLVRAHRRSVEKFAQKEAWEQLKEAEIQELADEVAPLPTQMERESEEAKRFDLLLLNLQLSLLNKEPAYERLRQQVVAIAGLLEEKHTIPMVNQQMIHIEAVQTEEWWADVTLPMLEVIRRRLRDLVQFIEKAKRKPVYTNFDDMLGDEVEVGLDEFVGADTFERFRSKAQAFLREHLGIDAVRKLRTNETLTKADLDDLERILLDNEIGNHEYIEQAKQESEGFGVFVRSLVGIDREVAKRLFGEFLQGSVYNANQIEFINLIVNQLVDHGIVDASLLYESPFTDISPQGPDAIFTSEEVDKIMQLLDDIRATAIAA; translated from the coding sequence ATGAGCAACTTTGACTTCCTCACCTCCGAATGGAAGGACATCCACGAAGCGGCCAGCAAAGCCGAGTCGGCGGCGATCCCCGATCCACGCACCTCCTGCTTCTACGCTCGCCGTACGTTGGAGCTTGCCGCACGGTGGGCTTACAAGTTCGACCGCGCTTTGAAACTGCCGTACCAAGACAACTTGTCGGCACTGATCCACGAACCCACGTTCAAGCACACCGCTGGCGATGCGGTCTTCAACAAAGCGAAGCTGATCAACAAGCGGGGCAATGATGCGGTTCACAGTCACCGAGACGTTTCCCAAGCGGACGCGGTTTCGACGGTCCAGGAACTGTTCCACTTTTGCTACTGGTTCGCCCGACTTTACGCCCGACGCAATCGGCCTGACCCCTCGCTGACGTTCGATCCGGCACTCTTGCCGACGACCGCGATCCCCAAGCAAACGCTCAACCAACTGAAATTGCTTGAGTCCCAACTGAAGGAAAAGGACGAGAAACTCTCCGTCTTGTTGGCCGATAAGGACAAGCTGGATGCCGAGATCAAGCTGCTTCGCACGGAAGTGGCCAAGGCGAAAAAGGCTGCCGAGAAGATTCAGGACGATCACGATTACAACGAAGACGAAACCAGAGATCGCTGGATCGACGAACTGCTGAAAGAATCCGGCTGGCCGCTGGATCAAAAGCGTGATCGCGAGTTCCCCGTGACGGGGATGCCCAACACCAAGGGCGAAGGCAAAGTCGACTACGTGCTGTGGGGCGACGATGGCAAGCCGCTGGCGGTGGTCGAGGCCAAACGGACACGACGCGACCCACGAGTCGGGGAACAGCAGGCAAAGCTGTATGCCGATTGTCTGGAAGCGATCTATGGACAGCGACCGATCATTTTCTACTCCAACGGGTACGAACATTGGATCTGGGATGATGCAATGTACGCTCCGCGCCGAGTTCAGGGCTTCTACAAGAAAGCGGAGTTGGAACTGCTGATCCTCAGGCGGAGTAGTCGCCGGGATTTGGCTTCGGCGACGATCGACGAGGAGATCGCCGGTCGCTACTACCAGACCCGAGCGATCCGCCGAATCGGCGAGTCGTTTGAAAAGGACAACGAACGGAAGTCGCTGCTGGTGATGGCGACGGGCAGCGGAAAGACCCGAACGGTAATCGCTCTGTGCGATTTGCTGATCCGTTGCAATTGGGCGAAGCGTGTCCTGTTTCTGGCCGACCGCGTGGCGCTGGTCAATCAAGCGACCAATGCGTTCAAGGCGTTCTTGCCGGATTCGTCACCGGTGAATCTGGTGACGGAAAAGGATTCCGAGGGACGGGTCTACCTTTCGACTTACCCGACCATGATGGGCTTGATCGACACAGCGAAACAGGATGGGGGCAAGGACGGTCAAAAGCGGTTCGGCGTCGGGCACTTTGATTTGGTCGTGATCGACGAAGCCCACCGAAGCGTGTACCAGAAGTACGGGGCGATCTTCGATTACTTCGATTCGCTGCTGGTTGGACTGACCGCTACCCCGAAAGACGAGATCGACAAGAACACGTACGGGTTGTTCGATCTGGAAACCGGCGTGCCCACCGATGCCTACGATCTGGACGAAGCGGTCGACGATAAGTTTCTGGTGCCTCCGAAAGCGGTTTCGGTGCCGCTGAAGTTTGAGCGCGAGGGAATCAAGTACGACGACTTGTCGGAAGAAGACAAGGACGAGTGGGATGCGAAGGAGTGGGACGAAGAAGGAAACATCCCCGACAAGGTCGAAGCGGCAGCGGTCAACAAGTGGCTGTTCAACATCGACACGGTCGACAAGGTGCTGGAACACCTGATGACACGCGGCCAGTACGTGGCTGGCGGAGATTTGCTGGGCAAGACGATCATCTTCGCCAAAAATCAGGATCACGCCGATTTCATCAAAGAACGCTTCGACATCAACTACCCACACTACAAGGGCGAGTTCGCGCGGATCATCACGTTCAAGACCGAGTACGCCCAAAACGTAATCAACAGTTTCTCGAACAAGGACAAGCTGCCGCAAATTGCGATCTCGGTGGACATGCTGGACACGGGCATCGACGTTCCCGAGGTTGTGAATCTGGTGTTCTTCAAGCTGGTCCGGTCCAAGACCAAGTTCTGGCAGATGGTCGGTCGGGGAACGCGGTTGTGTCCCGATCTGTTCGGACCGGGGCAGCACAAAGAGTTCTTCTACATCTTCGACTACTGCCAAAACCTCGAATACTTCAGCCAGAATCCGGCCGGCTCGGCTGGCTCAACCGCGGAATCGCTGTCGACGCGGTTGTTCAAGCGGCGATTGGAGTTGATCCGTTTTCTGGACGGAAAAGAGTTACCTGTAACTACCGAAGCGATCAGCGAAGCGGATGCCGGATACGAAGTCGATCCGACTTCAGAGACTCAGGTGCGGGCATTGGCGGCACGATTCCTGCATAGGCAGGTCGCATCGATGAACCTCGAAAACTTCCTCGTTCGCGCTCATCGCCGTTCGGTTGAGAAGTTTGCCCAGAAGGAAGCATGGGAACAGCTCAAGGAAGCCGAAATCCAGGAACTTGCCGACGAGGTCGCCCCGCTTCCAACACAGATGGAGCGAGAATCGGAAGAGGCGAAGCGTTTTGATCTGTTGTTGCTGAATTTGCAGCTGTCGCTTCTCAACAAAGAGCCTGCCTACGAACGGCTTCGTCAGCAAGTCGTCGCCATCGCCGGACTGCTGGAAGAGAAGCACACCATACCCATGGTGAATCAGCAAATGATCCACATCGAGGCAGTCCAAACGGAGGAGTGGTGGGCAGATGTCACCCTTCCAATGCTGGAGGTCATTCGTCGTCGATTGCGTGATTTGGTGCAGTTCATCGAGAAGGCAAAACGCAAGCCGGTGTACACCAACTTTGACGACATGCTTGGGGACGAGGTCGAGGTCGGCCTGGATGAGTTTGTTGGCGCCGACACGTTTGAGCGTTTCCGAAGCAAGGCTCAAGCGTTCCTGCGCGAGCATCTGGGCATCGACGCGGTTCGCAAACTACGCACGAACGAAACGCTGACAAAAGCCGATCTCGACGATCTGGAGCGAATCCTCCTCGACAACGAAATTGGCAATCACGAATACATTGAACAGGCAAAGCAAGAAAGCGAAGGCTTCGGAGTCTTCGTGCGCTCGCTGGTTGGAATCGATCGCGAGGTAGCCAAGCGGTTGTTCGGCGAGTTTTTGCAGGGCAGCGTCTACAACGCGAACCAAATCGAATTCATCAACTTGATTGTGAATCAATTGGTGGATCACGGGATCGTCGATGCGTCGCTCTTGTACGAATCACCTTTCACCGACATCTCGCCCCAGGGACCGGATGCAATCTTCACCAGCGAAGAGGTCGACAAGATCATGCAACTGCTAGACGACATTCGCGCAACTGCGATCGCTGCCTAA
- a CDS encoding restriction endonuclease subunit S, with product MTITKVPLDDIVTISGGGTPSKAKPEYFTGKIPWVSPKDMKFWDIVDSQDHITEEAIKNSTAKLIAPGAILVVIRSGVLKHSFPIGINKVPVAINQDLKALTCSDQVDATYLARFLQSNARNLLTNVRGTTADNIPTESLRQIQVPLPPLSEQKRIAEILDRAEALRAKRRAALALLDELTQSIFLDMFGDPIHNEKGWQCATLAEIAQFENGDRSSNYPSGDDIKTEGVLFLSTKNIVDRQLELRDAVFITHEKFKSLSRGKLKPMDLIITLRGTLGSCCLFDSDYDTGFINAQMMIIRPRESALPRFLHAMLTTKQAKDQFKRIGHGGAVPQLTATQLSKLVFALPPVDLQKAFCERLHSSEELIAKHETSLGELDQLFASLQHRAFRGELS from the coding sequence GTGACGATCACTAAAGTCCCACTCGATGACATTGTCACGATTAGCGGTGGCGGTACCCCAAGCAAAGCGAAACCGGAATACTTCACAGGAAAGATTCCGTGGGTTTCTCCGAAGGACATGAAATTTTGGGACATTGTTGATTCCCAAGATCACATTACCGAGGAAGCAATCAAAAACAGCACCGCGAAACTTATTGCACCGGGAGCTATTCTCGTCGTAATTCGTTCTGGGGTTTTGAAGCATTCATTCCCAATTGGAATCAACAAGGTTCCTGTTGCAATCAATCAGGATTTGAAAGCCCTGACTTGCAGTGACCAAGTAGATGCAACGTATCTTGCTCGGTTTCTTCAATCGAACGCCCGGAACTTGCTTACAAACGTTCGCGGAACAACGGCGGACAACATTCCAACTGAATCGCTTCGTCAGATTCAAGTTCCCCTTCCGCCGCTTTCGGAGCAGAAGCGGATCGCGGAGATCTTGGATCGGGCGGAGGCGTTGCGAGCCAAGCGTCGCGCCGCCCTCGCCCTCCTCGACGAACTCACCCAATCCATCTTCCTCGACATGTTCGGCGATCCGATTCACAACGAAAAGGGTTGGCAGTGCGCAACATTGGCTGAGATTGCGCAGTTCGAGAACGGCGATCGTTCCAGCAATTACCCCAGCGGCGATGACATCAAGACGGAAGGAGTGCTTTTTCTAAGCACCAAAAACATTGTTGATAGGCAACTCGAATTGCGTGATGCAGTGTTCATAACTCATGAGAAATTCAAGTCACTTTCGCGTGGGAAGCTGAAGCCGATGGACTTGATAATAACGTTGCGAGGAACGCTGGGAAGTTGTTGCCTTTTTGATTCCGACTACGACACTGGCTTTATCAACGCGCAAATGATGATTATCCGCCCTCGTGAATCTGCGCTCCCAAGGTTTCTCCATGCGATGTTGACCACAAAGCAAGCCAAAGATCAGTTCAAGCGAATTGGGCATGGCGGAGCAGTGCCGCAGCTAACTGCAACACAGCTTTCTAAGCTGGTGTTCGCGTTGCCACCTGTTGATTTGCAAAAGGCATTCTGCGAGCGACTGCATTCATCGGAAGAGCTAATTGCGAAGCACGAGACTTCACTTGGTGAGCTCGACCAACTCTTCGCTTCCCTCCAACACCGGGCGTTTCGAGGGGAACTGTCATGA
- a CDS encoding type I restriction-modification system subunit M, with translation MITGEIKSKVDRLWDAFWTGGISNPLEVMEQITYLLFIKRLDDLHTLEENKANRTKKPMANRIFPEGKDEKKRSYDDLRWSRFKHFEPKEMFDVVNEHVFPFLRNLGGDGSTYTKHMKDARFTIPTPALLARVVDMIDQVPMEDRDTKGDLYEYMLGKIASAGQNGQFRTPRHIIELMVELTVPTPKDVICDPACGTAGFLVVAGEYLREKHPEVLRDAKLKKHFHGDMFHGFDFDSTMLRIGSMNMLLHGVENPDIVYRDSLAQEHGAEEERYSLVLANPPFAGSLDYESCAKDLLQIVKTKKTELLFLTLFLRLLKPGGRAAIIVPDGVLFGSSKAHKTLRKMLVEDQKLDGIISMPGGVFKPYAGVSTAIVLFTKTNSGGTEHVWFYDMQADGKSLDDKRTELLPPEKQGPAPTAKLTGDEHAKNNLPDILQRWSKRDKSERKNERTAQSFCVPKSDIVEQGYDLSINRYKEVVHEEVDHRPPQVILDELESIEKEITQGMKQLRGMLK, from the coding sequence TTGATCACGGGTGAAATCAAGAGCAAGGTCGACAGGCTCTGGGACGCGTTTTGGACGGGTGGAATCTCGAATCCACTGGAGGTGATGGAGCAGATCACGTATCTGCTGTTCATCAAACGACTGGACGATCTGCACACGCTGGAAGAGAACAAAGCGAACCGCACCAAGAAGCCGATGGCGAATCGGATCTTCCCCGAGGGCAAGGACGAAAAGAAACGCTCGTACGACGATCTGCGTTGGTCGCGGTTCAAGCATTTCGAGCCCAAGGAAATGTTTGACGTCGTCAACGAACACGTCTTTCCGTTTCTTCGGAACCTCGGCGGTGACGGATCGACGTACACCAAGCACATGAAAGACGCTCGGTTCACGATTCCGACACCCGCGCTACTGGCCCGAGTCGTGGACATGATCGACCAAGTGCCGATGGAGGATCGGGACACCAAGGGCGATCTGTACGAATACATGCTCGGCAAGATCGCTTCAGCGGGACAGAACGGGCAATTCCGAACGCCGCGTCACATCATCGAATTGATGGTGGAACTGACCGTGCCGACGCCGAAGGACGTGATCTGCGATCCGGCTTGCGGAACGGCTGGGTTCTTGGTCGTGGCGGGTGAGTACCTGCGGGAAAAACATCCCGAAGTCCTCCGCGATGCCAAGCTGAAAAAGCACTTCCATGGCGACATGTTCCACGGCTTCGACTTCGACAGCACGATGCTGCGGATCGGCAGCATGAACATGCTGCTGCACGGCGTGGAGAATCCCGACATCGTCTACCGCGACTCGTTGGCTCAGGAACACGGAGCGGAGGAAGAACGCTACTCGCTGGTGCTGGCCAATCCTCCGTTCGCTGGCTCGCTGGATTACGAGAGCTGTGCCAAGGACTTGTTGCAAATCGTCAAGACGAAGAAGACCGAGTTGCTGTTTCTGACGCTGTTCCTGCGGTTGCTCAAGCCCGGTGGCCGCGCGGCGATCATCGTCCCCGACGGCGTGTTGTTCGGTTCGTCGAAGGCCCACAAGACGCTGCGGAAGATGTTGGTCGAGGATCAGAAGCTGGACGGGATCATCTCGATGCCCGGCGGCGTGTTCAAGCCGTACGCGGGCGTCTCGACGGCGATCGTGTTGTTCACCAAAACCAACTCGGGCGGCACCGAGCACGTTTGGTTCTACGACATGCAGGCTGATGGCAAGTCGCTGGACGACAAGCGTACCGAGTTGTTACCACCGGAGAAGCAAGGCCCAGCGCCGACGGCGAAGCTGACCGGGGACGAGCACGCCAAGAACAACTTGCCCGATATTTTGCAGCGATGGAGCAAGCGGGACAAATCCGAGAGAAAGAACGAGCGGACGGCGCAGAGCTTTTGCGTGCCGAAGTCGGACATTGTCGAGCAAGGTTACGACTTGTCGATCAACCGTTACAAGGAAGTCGTCCACGAAGAAGTCGACCATCGCCCACCGCAAGTGATTCTGGATGAGTTGGAAAGCATCGAGAAAGAGATCACCCAAGGCATGAAGCAACTGCGGGGGATGCTGAAGTGA
- a CDS encoding helix-turn-helix transcriptional regulator produces the protein MVEKTSLGESIEDGHGRSLLSVTDVAENYLNCSPRHIRRLVDSGRMPRPIKLGALSRFQRSVIEKWIEDGCPDVRRKKWSAR, from the coding sequence ATGGTCGAAAAAACCAGCCTGGGCGAATCAATCGAAGATGGACATGGGCGTTCGCTGCTGTCCGTTACAGATGTCGCCGAAAACTACTTGAATTGCTCTCCGCGACACATCCGTCGCCTCGTTGATTCAGGCCGCATGCCCCGCCCAATCAAGCTTGGGGCACTTAGTCGCTTTCAACGCTCAGTGATCGAAAAGTGGATCGAAGATGGATGTCCCGATGTCCGTCGCAAAAAATGGAGTGCTCGCTAA